From the Streptomyces sp. NBC_01216 genome, the window CTCGCTCACCGGGTCGAGGGCCGAGGTCGCCTCGTCGAGGAGCAGGACGGGGGCGTCCTTGAGCAGGGCCCGTGCGATGGAGACCCGCTGGCGTTCACCGCCGGACAGCGCGGTGCCGCCTTCGCCGACCTGGGTGTCCCAGCCGTCGGGCAGCCGGTCCACCACCTCGTCCAGGCAGGCCGCGGCGGCGGCTCCGCGGACTTCCTCCGCGGTGGCGTCGGGGCGGCCGACGCGGACGTTGTCCTCGATGGTGCCCTCGAAGAGGTAGACGTCCTGGAAGACGACGGAGAGGCCGGCCATCAGCCGTTCGGTCTCGATCTGCCGGACGTCCACGCCGCCGAGGCGCACGGAGCCCGCGTCGACGTCGTGGAAGCGCGCCACGATCTGCAGCAGGGTGCTCTTCCCCGCCCCGGAGGAACCGACGACGGCGACCCGCTGCCCCTCCCGAACGTCCAGGGAGAGGTCGTCGAGGACCAGGCGGTCGCCGCGCCGGAAGGACACGGAGTCGAGCGTGACGCCGTGGTGGGTGGGCAGCCGGGGCTTCTCGGCCTGCGGCAGCGGGGGTTCGGTGAGCACGGCGTGGATGCGCTCCAGTTCGCCGCGGGAGGCGCGCATGATGCCGCCGAGGTCGGCGAGGGACAGCAGCGGGTCGACACAGCGGGCCGCCAGGACCATGATCGCGAGCAGTTCGACGGCGCCGAGGTCGCCGCCCAGCGCGAGATGGACGCCGAGGGCGAGCACGGCGGTGAAGACGACCTGGACGGAGAAGGTGAGGCCGAGCATGCCCGGTACCCCGCTGAGTGCGGCCCGCCTGCTGGTGCGCCACTGTGCGTTCAGGGCGTCGTCGAGCAGGGCGAAGCGCTCGCCCGTGCGGCCTCCGGCGCGCAGCACGGGCTGGGCGCGGACGTACTCGACGACACGGCCGGCGGCGGCGTCGCTGCTCTGGGCGCGCTCCGCGTCCTGGCGGGCGGTCGCCCGCGAGGTCCAGCGCTGCACGCCGACGATGAGCGGCGCGGCGACGAGTCCGGCCAGCGCGAGGCGCCAGTCGAAGAAGAACAGCGCCACGACCATGGACAGCGGGATCAGCGTGGCGTTGATCAGCGGGCGCAGCCGGTGCGCCGGTACCGACATGACACCCATGACGCTGCGGCTGGTGAGGCCGGAGACGTCGCCTACCCGGCCGGGGGTGAACCAGCCGAGCGGCAGGGCGGCCAGGTGGTCGCCGAGGCGGTGGTGCAGTCCGCGGGAGAGCTCGCCGCCGGTGCGGAAGCCCGAGGTGTCGCTGAGGTAGCCGAGCACCGAGGTGACGGCCACGGCCACGGCGAAGGCGGCGAGCCAGGGCCAGGCGGCGCCGGTGTCACCGTCGAGGAGGGCGCTCAGCAGGGGGATGAGCAGCGCGTACGACAGTCCTTCGAAGACCGCGCACACCGACATGAGGGCGAGGGTGCGGCGCAGGGGACCGGAGTGCCGCTCTCCCAGGACGCGCAGCAGCAGCCTGATCATCAGTGGTTCTCCTTCTCCTGGCCCGCGCGGGCGTGCTGGGCACGCCACATGGCGGCGAACGTGCCGTTCATCCGCATCAGTTCGTGGTGGTCGCCGCTCTCGACGACGCGTCCGCCCTCCATGACCACGATCCGGTCGGCGCGTACGACGGTCTCCAGCCGGTGGGCGATCACGAGCTGGGTGCGGCCGCGCGCCAGCGTCTCCAGGGCCGCCCGGATCTCGGCCTCCGTCTTGGCGTCGGCGAAGGACATCGCCTCGTCGAGGACGAGCACGGGCGCGTCGATGAGCAGGGCCCGGGCGATGGACAGTCGCTGCGCCTCGCCGCCGGAGAGGCCGATGTCCTCGCCGATCACCGAGTCGTAGCCGCGGGGCATGGACCGGACGCGTTCGTGGATGCCGGCGGCGCGCGCGGCCCGTTCGACGTCGGAGCGGTCGGCGTCCGGGACGGCCAGGGCGATGTTGTCGGCGATGCTCGCGCGCAGCAGCCGGACGTCCTGGAGGACGAAGGAGACGGTGCGGTACAGCCGCGCGCTCGCGATGTCGCGTGCGTCGACGCCGCCGATCAGCAC encodes:
- a CDS encoding ABC transporter ATP-binding protein — its product is MIRLLLRVLGERHSGPLRRTLALMSVCAVFEGLSYALLIPLLSALLDGDTGAAWPWLAAFAVAVAVTSVLGYLSDTSGFRTGGELSRGLHHRLGDHLAALPLGWFTPGRVGDVSGLTSRSVMGVMSVPAHRLRPLINATLIPLSMVVALFFFDWRLALAGLVAAPLIVGVQRWTSRATARQDAERAQSSDAAAGRVVEYVRAQPVLRAGGRTGERFALLDDALNAQWRTSRRAALSGVPGMLGLTFSVQVVFTAVLALGVHLALGGDLGAVELLAIMVLAARCVDPLLSLADLGGIMRASRGELERIHAVLTEPPLPQAEKPRLPTHHGVTLDSVSFRRGDRLVLDDLSLDVREGQRVAVVGSSGAGKSTLLQIVARFHDVDAGSVRLGGVDVRQIETERLMAGLSVVFQDVYLFEGTIEDNVRVGRPDATAEEVRGAAAAACLDEVVDRLPDGWDTQVGEGGTALSGGERQRVSIARALLKDAPVLLLDEATSALDPVSEAAVQEGLDRLMVGRTTLMVAHRLRTVEQADLIVFLEDGRIVEQGTHEELLRHGGRYAEFRRIAAPAAV